Proteins from one Mesorhizobium sp. AR10 genomic window:
- a CDS encoding EscU/YscU/HrcU family type III secretion system export apparatus switch protein, whose amino-acid sequence MSDTSEEKNHAATPTKLREARKNGQIPRSADFVRAAGTCAGFGYLWLRGSVIEDKCQEALLLVDKLQNLPFDIAVRQALVLLIELTLGAVGPLLGALVAAVILAGLIANGGFVFSLEPMKPKFEKIDPFQGLKRMVSARSAVELGKTLFKVVVLSTTFLILLFGMWKTVIYLPVCGMGCLGLVFTEAKLLMGIGAGALLVGGLIDLLLQRSLFLREMRMTKTEVTRELKEQQGTPELKSERRRIRDETAGEAPLGLNRATLIFKGKAILVGLRYIRGETGVPVLVCRAEGEAASHMFCEAQALHLTIVDDHVLAHQLISATKLGNAVPRQHFEPVARALFAAGLA is encoded by the coding sequence ATGAGCGACACGAGTGAAGAAAAGAATCACGCCGCCACCCCGACGAAGCTAAGGGAAGCGCGCAAAAACGGGCAGATACCGCGCAGCGCCGATTTCGTCCGCGCGGCCGGCACTTGCGCTGGGTTCGGCTACCTTTGGCTGAGAGGGAGCGTGATCGAAGACAAATGCCAGGAAGCGCTATTATTGGTCGACAAGCTGCAGAACCTTCCTTTCGATATCGCGGTCCGGCAGGCATTGGTCCTGCTGATCGAACTCACCCTGGGGGCCGTTGGCCCGCTGCTTGGAGCTCTCGTCGCCGCGGTAATTTTGGCGGGATTGATAGCCAATGGTGGATTTGTCTTCTCTCTCGAGCCTATGAAGCCCAAGTTTGAGAAGATTGACCCTTTTCAAGGGCTGAAACGCATGGTGTCTGCGCGTTCAGCAGTCGAGCTTGGGAAGACACTGTTTAAGGTAGTGGTCCTCAGCACCACCTTTCTTATCTTGCTTTTCGGCATGTGGAAGACGGTGATCTATCTGCCAGTCTGCGGCATGGGCTGTCTCGGCTTGGTCTTTACGGAGGCGAAACTGCTGATGGGGATTGGCGCCGGTGCACTTCTGGTGGGCGGGCTGATCGATCTCCTGTTGCAGCGTTCGTTGTTTCTGCGCGAAATGCGCATGACCAAGACCGAAGTGACGCGCGAGTTGAAGGAACAGCAGGGGACGCCAGAGTTGAAGAGTGAACGGCGTCGCATCCGCGACGAGACGGCTGGCGAGGCTCCGCTTGGGTTGAATCGCGCCACGTTGATCTTCAAAGGAAAGGCGATACTGGTCGGTCTCCGCTACATTCGTGGTGAGACCGGGGTGCCGGTCCTAGTTTGCCGCGCCGAGGGCGAGGCCGCTTCGCACATGTTCTGTGAGGCGCAGGCGCTACATCTCACTATTGTCGATGATCATGTCCTAGCGCATCAGCTCATCAGCGCGACGAAACTGGGCAACGCCGTTCCTAGGCAACATTTCGAGCCCGTCGCGAGAGCACTCTTCGCCGCAGGCTTAGCCTAG
- the sctT gene encoding type III secretion system export apparatus subunit SctT — MYASSGEIQILIHAALELVVAASLGAARAIGIMLVLPVFTRSQVGGLIRSCLAVAFGLPCLAQVSEGLHALDPETVLIHVTLLGLKEVFVGVLLGTLLGIPLWGLQAAGEFIDNQRGITSPSAPTDPATNSQASAMGVFLGITAITIFVASGGMEAVISALYGSYLIWPVFRFHPTLSPQGAMELLGLLDHIMRTTLLVSGPVVIFLLLVDVSMMILRRFAPQFKSSQLSPTLKNIGFPIIMVTYTAYLVEGMKLEIAQANGALEWFGN; from the coding sequence ATGTATGCGTCATCGGGCGAGATACAAATCCTGATCCATGCGGCTCTCGAGCTCGTCGTTGCGGCCAGTCTTGGCGCAGCCCGCGCGATAGGCATTATGCTGGTACTTCCTGTATTTACACGATCTCAGGTCGGTGGGCTGATCCGCAGCTGCCTGGCTGTTGCCTTCGGACTGCCGTGCTTGGCACAGGTGAGCGAGGGGCTGCACGCGCTGGATCCTGAAACGGTTCTAATCCATGTAACTCTGCTCGGTTTGAAGGAGGTTTTTGTCGGCGTGCTACTTGGCACTTTGCTCGGCATCCCCCTATGGGGCCTTCAGGCGGCTGGTGAGTTTATCGATAACCAACGTGGCATCACCAGCCCGTCCGCTCCGACCGACCCCGCAACGAACAGCCAGGCTTCCGCTATGGGCGTTTTTCTCGGGATCACTGCAATCACGATCTTCGTCGCATCAGGAGGTATGGAGGCTGTCATCAGTGCTCTTTATGGCAGCTACCTGATCTGGCCCGTTTTTCGGTTTCACCCCACATTGAGCCCGCAAGGAGCAATGGAGCTATTAGGGCTCCTCGACCACATTATGCGCACGACATTATTGGTCTCCGGCCCTGTAGTGATCTTCCTGCTGCTGGTGGATGTATCAATGATGATACTCCGTCGCTTTGCGCCGCAATTCAAGTCGAGCCAACTGTCCCCGACGCTCAAGAATATCGGCTTTCCGATTATCATGGTCACCTACACCGCCTATCTGGTCGAGGGCATGAAACTGGAGATTGCACAAGCGAATGGCGCGCTTGAGTGGTTCGGCAACTGA
- a CDS encoding EscS/YscS/HrcS family type III secretion system export apparatus protein gives MSQSLMVFMIWILPPLIASVVVGLGIGIIQAATQIQDESLPLTVKLLVVVAVIGLFAPVLSAPLIELADQIFTEFPAMTPSY, from the coding sequence ATGAGCCAATCTTTGATGGTTTTCATGATCTGGATTCTGCCGCCGCTCATTGCATCGGTGGTTGTTGGCCTGGGCATTGGCATCATCCAGGCGGCAACGCAGATTCAGGATGAAAGCTTGCCGCTCACGGTGAAGCTTCTGGTCGTTGTCGCGGTAATTGGCCTGTTTGCCCCTGTGCTGAGCGCCCCGCTCATAGAGCTTGCCGACCAGATCTTTACTGAGTTTCCCGCAATGACACCAAGCTACTAG
- the sctR gene encoding type III secretion system export apparatus subunit SctR, with protein MTEIQPAILTLLAVTAGLGLLVLAVATTTAFVKVSVVLFLVRNALGTQTIPPNVVLYAAALILTMFVSAPVIEQTYDRLTDPKLRYQTIDDWISAAQEGSEPLRDHLKKFTNEEQRRFFLSSTEKVWPEEMRAKATPDDFAILVPSFLISELKRAFEIGFLLYLPFIVIDLIVTTILMAMGMSMVSPTVISVPFKLFLFVAIDGWSRLMHGLVLSYTIPGG; from the coding sequence ATGACTGAGATTCAGCCGGCCATCCTGACGCTTCTTGCGGTTACCGCCGGACTCGGGCTGCTGGTTTTAGCAGTCGCCACGACGACGGCGTTCGTAAAGGTATCGGTTGTTCTATTCCTCGTCCGCAATGCGCTCGGGACCCAGACGATACCACCGAACGTGGTACTATACGCCGCGGCATTGATCCTCACCATGTTCGTTAGCGCGCCTGTTATTGAACAGACCTATGATCGCCTCACAGATCCGAAACTGCGTTATCAGACGATCGATGACTGGATAAGTGCCGCTCAAGAAGGAAGTGAACCCTTGCGCGATCATCTCAAGAAGTTCACGAACGAAGAGCAGCGGCGATTTTTCCTTTCCTCGACTGAAAAAGTCTGGCCAGAGGAAATGCGCGCCAAAGCCACACCTGATGATTTTGCCATTCTCGTACCATCTTTTCTAATTTCAGAACTCAAGCGTGCATTCGAAATCGGCTTTCTCCTTTATCTGCCCTTTATCGTCATCGATCTTATCGTAACGACAATCTTGATGGCGATGGGCATGTCAATGGTATCCCCGACGGTTATATCTGTACCTTTCAAACTATTTTTGTTTGTCGCTATTGATGGCTGGTCGAGATTGATGCACGGACTTGTGTTGAGTTACACGATACCGGGAGGTTAA
- the sctQ gene encoding type III secretion system cytoplasmic ring protein SctQ, whose protein sequence is MVVLSLSRPLVEALVSTVQSDLAFPSEPTASLILELALEPLIARLEHRTQRSVHLLCVREAMTPAPYLELDIVFGPVSGKGRLCLFSPLDGLVPSAFRALGVLIGQLPRQPRGLSTELPVVVAGEIGTLRVPAALLRRACAGDALIPDIAPFGRGQITLSVGQLWTEADHEGDHLILRAPFRPRSCPLENAHMKQPESQLGPSEADLDEIEIMLVFECGRWPIPLGELRSAGEGHVFELGRPIDGPVDIVANGRRIGRGDIVRIGDELGIRLCGRLACND, encoded by the coding sequence ATGGTCGTCTTGTCGCTGTCCCGACCGCTTGTAGAGGCGCTCGTCTCGACAGTGCAGAGTGACCTTGCTTTCCCTTCCGAGCCAACTGCTTCGCTCATTCTCGAACTTGCACTCGAGCCGCTGATAGCTCGCCTGGAGCATAGGACACAGCGGAGCGTGCACCTCCTTTGCGTGCGTGAAGCCATGACACCGGCACCTTATCTCGAGCTGGATATCGTCTTCGGTCCCGTCAGTGGCAAGGGTCGTCTGTGCCTGTTCTCGCCTCTTGATGGCTTGGTGCCGTCTGCGTTCCGCGCTTTGGGCGTACTGATTGGGCAGTTGCCGCGACAGCCGCGCGGGCTTTCCACAGAGCTTCCGGTCGTAGTTGCAGGAGAGATCGGCACGCTTCGCGTTCCGGCGGCGCTTCTTCGAAGAGCATGTGCCGGTGATGCTCTGATACCAGACATAGCGCCGTTCGGCCGTGGCCAGATCACCCTATCAGTGGGTCAGTTATGGACCGAGGCAGATCATGAGGGCGACCACCTAATCCTGCGGGCGCCTTTCCGCCCGCGATCGTGCCCGTTGGAGAATGCGCATATGAAACAACCCGAATCTCAACTAGGGCCGTCGGAAGCCGATCTCGACGAAATCGAGATCATGCTTGTCTTTGAATGCGGCCGCTGGCCTATCCCTCTAGGAGAATTGAGGAGTGCCGGCGAAGGGCATGTTTTCGAACTTGGTCGGCCGATCGATGGTCCAGTCGACATAGTTGCTAATGGTCGGCGTATCGGGCGTGGCGACATTGTGCGCATCGGAGATGAGCTGGGCATCAGACTCTGCGGCAGATTGGCATGCAATGACTGA
- the sctN gene encoding type III secretion system ATPase SctN, whose amino-acid sequence MTTPVPEHNNFAGIRAPDPAISSLRSAAKQIDTRVVRGRITRAIGTLVHAVLPDTRIGELCLLQDPRTGLSLEAEVIGLLDDGVLLTPIGDLVGLSSRTEVVATGRMREVPVGPDLLGRVIDSRCRPLDGKGEVKTSETRPLRGRAPNPMTRRIVERPFPLGVRALDGLLTCGEGQRIGIYGEPGCGKSTLLSQIVKGAAADVVIVALIGERGREVREFIERHLGEAGLRRTVVVVETSDRSAVERAQCAPMATALAEYFREQGLRVALMMDSLTRFCRAMREIGLAAGEPPTRRGFPPSVFGMLPGLLERAGMGERGSITAFYTVLVEGDGTGDPIAEESRGILDGHVVLSRAIAARSHFPAIDVLQSRSRVMDAVVSGTHRKAASFFRDLLSRYAENEFLINVGEYKQGGDPLTDRAVASIGELREFLCQTEGEASHFEETVAWMSRLTA is encoded by the coding sequence GTGACCACGCCGGTACCAGAGCATAATAATTTCGCTGGCATCCGGGCTCCCGATCCGGCGATCTCGTCTTTGAGGTCTGCAGCAAAGCAAATCGACACGCGTGTGGTGCGCGGACGGATCACGCGGGCTATCGGTACACTGGTCCATGCTGTCTTGCCGGACACTCGTATTGGGGAACTTTGTCTCCTACAGGATCCGCGAACCGGACTGTCGCTGGAAGCCGAGGTGATCGGCCTGTTGGATGATGGGGTGTTGCTTACGCCGATCGGCGACTTGGTCGGCCTGTCCAGCCGCACAGAAGTCGTGGCCACCGGACGAATGCGTGAAGTGCCAGTCGGCCCCGATTTGCTCGGCCGCGTGATTGACAGCCGTTGCCGTCCACTTGACGGCAAAGGCGAAGTTAAAACGTCCGAAACTCGTCCGCTGCGCGGCAGGGCACCCAATCCGATGACAAGGCGCATTGTTGAGCGGCCATTCCCGCTCGGAGTCCGTGCCCTGGATGGTCTCCTGACATGCGGCGAGGGTCAGCGAATCGGGATCTATGGCGAGCCTGGTTGTGGCAAGTCGACGTTATTGTCGCAGATCGTAAAAGGTGCCGCCGCTGACGTTGTCATAGTCGCCCTCATAGGCGAACGCGGACGTGAAGTTCGTGAATTCATCGAGCGGCATCTTGGGGAGGCCGGCCTGCGCCGTACGGTCGTTGTCGTTGAAACGTCCGACCGCTCAGCAGTGGAGCGGGCGCAATGTGCTCCTATGGCGACTGCGCTCGCCGAATATTTTCGCGAACAGGGACTACGCGTCGCTCTCATGATGGACTCGCTGACGCGCTTCTGCCGCGCCATGCGAGAAATAGGCCTCGCTGCTGGTGAGCCGCCGACCCGACGGGGCTTTCCTCCTTCCGTGTTTGGCATGCTGCCAGGCCTGCTGGAGCGGGCCGGCATGGGTGAGCGCGGCTCGATCACGGCCTTCTACACTGTGCTTGTCGAAGGTGATGGCACAGGTGATCCAATCGCCGAGGAATCGCGCGGCATTCTCGATGGCCATGTCGTCCTCTCACGCGCTATCGCGGCGCGATCGCATTTCCCCGCTATCGATGTGCTGCAGAGTCGCAGCCGCGTGATGGATGCGGTCGTTTCTGGGACACATCGCAAGGCAGCATCCTTCTTCCGCGATCTCCTGTCGCGCTATGCCGAGAACGAGTTTTTGATCAATGTCGGCGAATACAAGCAAGGCGGCGATCCCCTAACTGACCGGGCTGTCGCGTCGATTGGCGAGCTGAGGGAATTTTTGTGCCAGACCGAAGGCGAGGCGTCGCATTTCGAGGAGACGGTCGCATGGATGTCGCGTCTGACCGCGTGA
- the sctL gene encoding type III secretion system stator protein SctL, translating to MTADVSAAPVAPQMRPVGPLIPASELEIWQCAAEARAAAERHQRRVRSWARAAYQRERARGQIEGLNAGAEELARLIAGTVSEVAQRKAVLEQELPQLVMEVLSDILGAFDPGELLVRAVRHAIERKYSGAEVCLHVCPMQVDMLAREFAGCDGREGRPRVRIDPDPTLSLQQCVLWSEYGNVDLGLDAQMRALRLGFGLLSEESEP from the coding sequence ATGACAGCCGATGTTTCCGCGGCGCCCGTCGCACCGCAGATGCGCCCAGTTGGGCCACTGATACCGGCAAGTGAGCTCGAAATCTGGCAGTGCGCCGCAGAAGCGCGCGCTGCGGCAGAACGGCATCAGCGGCGGGTTCGCAGTTGGGCACGCGCCGCTTATCAGCGTGAGCGGGCGCGCGGCCAAATCGAGGGTTTGAATGCAGGCGCGGAGGAACTGGCACGGCTGATTGCGGGGACAGTCTCCGAAGTGGCGCAACGAAAGGCGGTTCTGGAGCAGGAACTGCCACAGCTCGTGATGGAGGTCCTAAGCGATATTCTGGGCGCTTTCGACCCGGGTGAGCTGTTGGTGAGGGCTGTTCGTCACGCCATTGAGCGCAAATACAGCGGCGCGGAAGTTTGCCTTCATGTATGCCCCATGCAAGTCGATATGCTCGCGCGCGAGTTTGCTGGATGCGACGGAAGGGAGGGTCGGCCGAGGGTTCGGATCGATCCGGATCCGACGTTGTCGCTTCAACAGTGCGTGCTGTGGAGCGAGTATGGCAATGTCGATCTGGGACTTGACGCACAGATGCGCGCGCTGCGTCTCGGCTTCGGGTTGCTGTCTGAGGAAAGCGAACCGTGA
- a CDS encoding nodulation protein NolU — MPISMQTSDRDHSSQLRSVYWSKLAASAHPTRIAACLDPTLSAATVVQLQTCARLQPKLAELLLDNDTDSNGCGWRPDLLQGHDPRRAALFAGSVWHARSLLKLVSQRHLTVLVEHIGADAHAFGIRHLAYAITGSLIADPKKLVLQIEHDGHACLGAWLDQSPVLERNRVLLRLPLGTAAENPAPEHGNASGQLFSLVLAHLETEIPAL, encoded by the coding sequence ATGCCCATTTCGATGCAGACTAGCGATCGCGATCATTCGTCGCAATTACGTTCCGTGTACTGGAGCAAGCTTGCTGCTTCGGCCCATCCGACTCGTATTGCCGCCTGTCTGGATCCGACGTTATCGGCTGCGACAGTGGTGCAGTTGCAGACCTGTGCCAGGCTGCAGCCAAAATTGGCAGAATTGCTGCTTGACAATGACACGGATTCGAACGGATGCGGCTGGCGGCCGGATCTTCTGCAGGGGCATGACCCGCGTCGGGCTGCCCTCTTTGCGGGCAGTGTTTGGCATGCTCGTTCGCTGCTGAAGCTTGTTTCACAACGTCACCTCACGGTGCTAGTTGAACATATCGGCGCTGATGCGCACGCTTTTGGCATCCGACATCTGGCGTATGCGATCACAGGCAGTTTGATCGCTGATCCGAAAAAACTCGTGCTCCAAATTGAACACGATGGACATGCCTGCCTTGGTGCTTGGCTCGATCAGAGTCCAGTGCTTGAGCGTAACCGCGTGCTTCTACGGTTGCCCCTCGGGACAGCCGCCGAGAATCCAGCGCCCGAGCACGGCAATGCCTCCGGCCAGTTGTTTTCGCTCGTGCTAGCCCATTTAGAGACGGAGATCCCGGCGCTATGA
- the sctJ gene encoding type III secretion system inner membrane ring lipoprotein SctJ: MIGLAHGEIMRSRPSGRRSVHFVVLPLLFALSGCKVDLYAQLQEREANEMLALLIDNGVDAVRVAAKDGTSTIQVDEKRLAFSINLLNAKGLPRQSFKNIGEIFEGSGVIASPTEERARYVYALSEELSRTISDIDGVFSVRVHVVLPNNDLLRAGGTPSSASVFIRHDAKANISVLLPKIKMLVADSIEGLSYEKVEVVLVPVERSVHEQPSVPATALAQASKSFPAPLLAIVMGVAAAVFAVACYLLASVLRHRRRQSSGELSKIGGRSGVSAVEAIRKKIIGRAA; encoded by the coding sequence ATGATTGGCTTAGCCCATGGCGAAATCATGCGTAGTCGCCCGTCTGGTCGGCGATCGGTTCATTTTGTCGTGCTGCCACTTCTCTTCGCCTTGAGTGGTTGCAAGGTCGATCTCTACGCGCAATTGCAGGAGCGCGAGGCGAATGAGATGCTCGCGCTTCTGATAGACAACGGAGTTGACGCGGTCCGGGTTGCCGCTAAGGACGGGACCAGCACGATCCAGGTTGACGAAAAGCGGCTTGCCTTCTCAATCAACCTCTTGAATGCCAAGGGGCTGCCGCGCCAGTCTTTCAAGAACATCGGCGAGATATTCGAAGGATCAGGAGTGATTGCCTCGCCGACCGAGGAGCGCGCCCGTTACGTTTATGCTCTGAGCGAAGAGTTGTCGCGCACGATCAGCGATATTGATGGCGTCTTCTCAGTACGTGTTCATGTCGTTCTGCCGAATAACGACCTGTTACGAGCGGGCGGCACGCCATCCTCGGCCTCGGTCTTTATCCGGCACGACGCCAAAGCAAATATTTCCGTTCTGCTGCCGAAAATAAAGATGCTCGTCGCCGACAGCATCGAAGGCTTGTCCTACGAAAAGGTCGAAGTGGTTTTGGTGCCAGTGGAACGGTCCGTACATGAGCAACCCTCCGTACCGGCGACTGCGTTGGCCCAAGCGTCTAAATCCTTTCCTGCGCCACTTCTGGCGATCGTGATGGGTGTTGCCGCAGCTGTATTCGCTGTGGCGTGCTATCTCTTAGCAAGTGTTCTTCGGCATCGGCGCAGACAATCATCGGGCGAATTATCCAAGATCGGGGGCCGCTCGGGTGTTTCCGCTGTCGAGGCCATTCGAAAAAAAATCATTGGCCGTGCGGCATAG
- a CDS encoding nodulation protein NolB: MNRLDSSHVKEKQSSPCMMMPVTSIPASVTDSLSRVGSPSFGEQAQFDHALAQAAASMKNDAAAAAPVPPPLDVQRATAQTSPLGHRVLQAISSMHGDNAVTSAAPDHQVALPKGALPGAAERLPVEGGATGTSDVPRAGGDFEAMVAGLRDLYNGVTQVALVSKGVSGITSSVNKLIKEG, translated from the coding sequence ATGAACCGGCTGGACTCATCACACGTTAAAGAGAAGCAATCGAGTCCTTGTATGATGATGCCTGTCACGTCGATCCCTGCCAGTGTTACTGACAGTCTCTCCAGGGTTGGCTCACCGTCATTCGGCGAGCAGGCCCAGTTTGACCACGCTCTAGCCCAGGCGGCTGCCTCGATGAAAAACGATGCCGCTGCGGCGGCGCCTGTTCCTCCGCCCTTGGATGTTCAACGTGCGACTGCGCAGACAAGTCCGCTGGGACACCGCGTGCTGCAGGCGATTTCTTCGATGCACGGGGACAATGCAGTTACCTCTGCCGCGCCCGACCATCAGGTAGCCCTTCCGAAGGGCGCTCTACCGGGTGCGGCTGAGAGGCTTCCGGTCGAAGGTGGGGCAACGGGGACGTCGGACGTTCCGCGAGCAGGGGGTGACTTCGAAGCGATGGTTGCTGGTCTGCGGGATCTCTACAACGGCGTCACCCAGGTTGCCCTTGTTTCCAAAGGTGTCAGCGGCATCACCTCATCGGTGAACAAACTAATAAAAGAAGGATGA
- a CDS encoding secretin N-terminal domain-containing protein has translation MPRTFIRSTILHSLKRLLCVGFFLSAGIQTTVGAPLSLPSTPYRYTVLDQDLTAALQEFGNNLNIRVNISAEVKGRIRGRMPDLPPREFLDRLTNLYHLQWYYDGLVLYVSAAKEAQTRMLVLTSVRFDAFNGALDRLGISDDRYVVRPTPGNGLVLVSGPPRFIALVEQTFNGLVAEAQAQPHVAETPPRESVLILFRGSSTTVVRNGQPEVSYSSDVPQPDSVAGKPELSQK, from the coding sequence ATGCCAAGAACGTTCATACGATCCACCATCCTGCACAGCTTGAAAAGACTTCTCTGTGTCGGGTTTTTTCTCTCCGCCGGCATCCAAACAACTGTCGGCGCCCCCCTATCGCTTCCCTCGACACCCTATAGGTATACGGTTCTAGATCAGGATCTCACTGCCGCGTTGCAGGAATTCGGCAACAACCTGAACATCAGGGTCAATATCAGCGCCGAGGTGAAGGGGCGGATTCGCGGGCGTATGCCGGATTTGCCACCGCGCGAGTTCCTGGACCGCTTGACCAACCTGTACCATCTCCAATGGTACTATGATGGGCTTGTGCTCTATGTGTCTGCTGCAAAAGAAGCGCAAACTCGGATGCTTGTGCTCACTTCGGTTCGTTTCGATGCCTTCAACGGCGCCCTCGATAGGCTTGGCATCTCCGATGACCGCTATGTAGTGAGACCCACGCCCGGAAATGGCCTCGTCCTTGTTTCCGGTCCACCGCGCTTCATCGCGCTCGTGGAGCAGACGTTCAACGGCCTTGTGGCCGAGGCGCAGGCGCAGCCTCACGTCGCTGAGACGCCGCCAAGGGAATCGGTACTGATATTGTTTCGGGGTTCCTCCACCACGGTCGTCCGTAACGGACAACCGGAAGTCTCTTATTCTTCTGACGTGCCGCAACCGGATAGCGTTGCAGGGAAGCCTGAGCTGAGCCAGAAATGA
- a CDS encoding HrpF/NolX family T3SS translocon protein: MAIKPNDPSTPPDLKAAIEGLQQDPELFYAIGSQGDGRCGGKITAKDLSGFSHHHSQVAEFQDRQAQSYQQNYIPSDSAGNAQPSVMTLSDALRELYRYSDDLPKDLSLADFKRIVDGQAKTGKCPPQVIAAAQHFLNHPDAWKQLCGGSDTVHKDEFLKAATSSMSLTQTELNTLKMINSNQRAFFGSGDLTRDKLASMADDKSLDPKVRQTASQLLSDPLLFGLLNNSITGYKTHNEFFDFGGGHTVDSGNISKKDFAQFYGNMSVANSTVQKTKTHVPEAAAEQEAVADMMMGAADQPDIKSSKKNGGAFIHTVGDVLKVYSTVVDWTATAVGLLSFIPAVGQVADLASMALACEAQALNVVRTAITGGNMKQALLEAGLGVAAQAVSLVAGPQVKLAIRNGLIRKAMEEAATAGINLPLSTAQTYAEEYLNNLQARLNAEPVHAAGIPSPIGTPQLSQNVA, from the coding sequence TTGGCGATAAAGCCAAATGATCCCTCTACGCCGCCGGATCTGAAAGCGGCGATCGAAGGACTGCAGCAGGATCCCGAACTCTTTTACGCGATCGGATCGCAGGGCGATGGTCGCTGTGGAGGCAAAATCACGGCGAAGGATTTGTCTGGATTTTCCCACCATCACTCACAAGTTGCCGAATTTCAGGACCGGCAGGCGCAAAGCTACCAGCAGAACTACATTCCATCCGACAGCGCCGGAAATGCTCAGCCTTCGGTCATGACCTTGAGCGATGCATTGCGCGAGCTTTACCGGTACTCCGACGACCTGCCTAAGGATCTAAGCCTGGCTGATTTCAAGCGGATCGTCGACGGCCAAGCGAAAACCGGCAAATGTCCGCCTCAGGTCATTGCGGCTGCTCAACACTTCCTAAATCACCCGGATGCCTGGAAGCAGCTGTGCGGTGGTTCAGATACGGTCCATAAAGACGAGTTCCTCAAAGCCGCTACATCGTCAATGAGCCTCACGCAAACCGAGCTGAACACGCTCAAGATGATTAACAGCAATCAGCGCGCCTTCTTTGGGAGCGGTGACCTGACTCGTGACAAGCTGGCGAGCATGGCCGACGACAAGAGCCTCGATCCGAAGGTACGCCAAACGGCCTCGCAGTTACTCTCCGATCCGCTTTTGTTCGGTTTGCTGAACAATTCAATTACGGGCTATAAGACCCACAATGAGTTCTTCGACTTCGGCGGCGGGCATACGGTCGATTCCGGCAACATCAGCAAAAAAGACTTCGCGCAATTCTACGGCAACATGTCTGTTGCGAACAGCACCGTTCAGAAAACGAAAACCCATGTGCCTGAAGCCGCTGCAGAGCAGGAGGCCGTCGCGGACATGATGATGGGTGCGGCGGACCAGCCCGATATCAAGTCTTCCAAAAAGAACGGCGGGGCCTTCATCCACACAGTCGGCGACGTGCTCAAGGTGTACTCGACAGTGGTTGATTGGACTGCGACGGCGGTTGGTCTACTCAGCTTCATTCCGGCCGTGGGCCAAGTGGCCGATCTCGCATCCATGGCGCTTGCGTGCGAGGCGCAAGCGTTGAATGTTGTCCGTACAGCTATTACCGGAGGCAATATGAAGCAGGCGCTGCTAGAAGCTGGCCTCGGTGTCGCAGCGCAGGCGGTCAGTCTTGTCGCCGGCCCCCAGGTCAAACTCGCGATTCGCAACGGGCTCATCAGGAAGGCAATGGAAGAGGCTGCGACGGCCGGCATCAATCTGCCGCTTTCAACGGCGCAAACCTACGCAGAAGAGTATTTGAACAATCTGCAGGCACGCCTGAATGCGGAACCTGTCCACGCCGCAGGTATTCCTAGCCCGATCGGCACGCCGCAATTATCTCAGAACGTGGCCTGA
- a CDS encoding CpaD family pilus assembly lipoprotein, whose product MTLRIISLVITLTVSVSGCTSTAPIVEPLAPILIGQETTVLTLHSLRASERRRLRVFLETASHGRRDALHLLISGAFGLSAEAVHEARQMGIGAYNIHLLDQTNGGAVRIEAIVYRARPPVCPSYSGPLLNDKSFDQTLGCSIRHNLAAMVSDPRDLLDNKAVKPSDGDRAAVPVARYRTFAKGKDG is encoded by the coding sequence ATGACGTTGCGGATCATAAGTCTGGTGATCACTCTGACGGTAAGCGTAAGTGGCTGCACAAGCACCGCGCCGATTGTCGAGCCATTGGCACCGATCCTTATCGGGCAGGAGACCACCGTACTAACGTTACACAGCCTTCGCGCTTCCGAACGGCGGCGTTTGCGCGTTTTCCTTGAAACGGCAAGTCACGGCCGGCGCGATGCCCTTCACCTCCTTATCAGCGGGGCGTTCGGGCTCAGCGCAGAGGCCGTCCATGAGGCCAGGCAGATGGGCATCGGCGCCTATAACATCCATTTGCTCGACCAAACCAACGGCGGCGCAGTGCGAATAGAGGCGATTGTCTATCGTGCCCGCCCTCCTGTCTGTCCTTCGTATTCCGGCCCTTTACTCAATGACAAGTCCTTCGACCAGACGCTTGGCTGTTCGATACGCCATAACCTGGCGGCAATGGTCAGCGATCCGCGCGATTTGCTCGACAACAAGGCTGTCAAACCAAGCGATGGTGATCGTGCGGCTGTACCAGTAGCCAGATACAGGACGTTCGCGAAGGGCAAAGACGGCTGA